From the Microbacterium sp. W4I4 genome, one window contains:
- the xseA gene encoding exodeoxyribonuclease VII large subunit, whose translation MTVFEAAAIPGEPPPADSVAPRDSTPDAPTSVARLNGTIRDFIARWNTVWVEGEITSWNMRGGNVFARLKDVRSDAQISIRVWSSVRSRIPDDLAIGDHVVAAVKADYFVKGGDFSFIVSSMKHVGLGDQLEKLEKLRAQLRQEGLFDANRKKQLPFLPHVIGLITGEKSDAEKDVLRNAELRWPQVRFRTEHVTVQGERSVPEILVALQRLDAEPEVDVIIIARGGGDPQTLVGFSDERLVRAVAAASTPVVSAIGHENDHPLLDDVADLRASTPTDAAKRVVPDVGEQRALIAQLRARATGRLTQRISHDILQLEQLRSRPVLRSPDPIIDDRAQEVWLLASRGRDTLTRRLDTAQRATAELRASLRALSPAATLARGYAIVHLDDGRLLSDAADAPAGTALTVTVDRGSVRARSEGEIEERTGG comes from the coding sequence ATGACCGTGTTCGAAGCCGCAGCGATCCCCGGCGAACCGCCGCCCGCCGACTCGGTGGCGCCGCGCGACTCGACGCCGGATGCCCCGACCTCGGTCGCCCGCCTGAACGGCACGATCCGCGACTTCATCGCCCGGTGGAACACCGTGTGGGTGGAAGGCGAGATCACCTCGTGGAACATGCGCGGCGGCAACGTGTTCGCACGATTGAAGGATGTGCGCAGCGACGCGCAGATCTCCATCCGCGTGTGGTCCAGCGTTCGCTCGCGCATCCCGGACGACCTCGCGATCGGCGACCACGTCGTCGCCGCGGTCAAGGCCGACTACTTCGTCAAGGGCGGCGACTTCAGCTTCATCGTCTCGTCGATGAAGCACGTGGGCCTCGGCGACCAGCTCGAGAAGCTCGAGAAGCTGCGCGCCCAGCTGCGTCAGGAGGGCCTGTTCGACGCGAACCGCAAGAAGCAGCTCCCGTTCCTGCCGCACGTGATCGGGCTGATCACGGGTGAGAAGTCGGATGCCGAGAAGGACGTGCTGCGCAACGCCGAGCTGCGTTGGCCGCAGGTGCGCTTCCGCACCGAGCACGTCACCGTGCAGGGCGAACGCTCCGTGCCCGAGATCCTGGTCGCCCTGCAGCGACTGGATGCCGAGCCAGAGGTCGATGTGATCATCATCGCCCGCGGAGGCGGTGACCCGCAGACCCTGGTCGGCTTCAGCGACGAGCGCCTCGTGCGCGCCGTGGCCGCGGCATCCACCCCCGTCGTCAGCGCGATCGGGCACGAGAACGACCACCCGCTGCTCGACGACGTCGCGGACCTGCGCGCCTCCACCCCGACGGATGCCGCCAAGCGCGTCGTCCCGGATGTCGGCGAGCAGCGCGCGCTGATCGCCCAGCTGCGCGCCCGCGCCACGGGCCGCCTCACACAGCGCATCTCGCACGACATCCTGCAGCTCGAGCAGCTGCGCTCACGCCCGGTGCTGCGCTCGCCCGACCCCATCATCGACGACCGCGCGCAGGAGGTCTGGCTGCTGGCATCCCGCGGCCGCGACACCCTCACCCGCCGCCTCGACACCGCCCAGCGCGCCACCGCCGAGCTGCGGGCCTCACTGCGCGCGCTCTCCCCCGCCGCGACGCTCGCGCGCGGGTACGCGATCGTGCACCTCGACGACGGACGCCTGCTGTCCGATGCCGCCGACGCCCCCGCCGGCACGGCGCTGACCGTCACCGTCGACCGAGGATCCGTGCGCGCCCGCTCGGAGGGCGAGATCGAAGAACGCACCGGCGGCTGA
- a CDS encoding exodeoxyribonuclease VII small subunit: MTASNDSPVESLSFEAARDELVRVVAELEQGSPTLEHSLALWERGEALAARCEEWLLGAKRRLDAARDAASAEDQA, encoded by the coding sequence GTGACTGCGTCCAACGATTCCCCCGTCGAATCGCTGTCGTTCGAGGCCGCCCGCGACGAACTCGTGCGCGTGGTCGCCGAACTCGAACAGGGTTCCCCCACGCTGGAGCACTCCCTCGCACTGTGGGAGCGCGGCGAAGCCCTCGCCGCCCGCTGCGAGGAATGGCTGCTGGGCGCGAAGCGCCGCCTCGACGCGGCCCGGGACGCGGCATCCGCAGAGGACCAGGCATGA
- a CDS encoding DUF4245 family protein, whose product MSRQNRIVAELGRPETPQETADRKAESSRIYRSSQSFRNLIAALIATVAVVAIIVFAVPRGEPTPRPAIDMAKIASDVESTMDRPVVVPEVGDDWRVNAAELDGGAVTVWNVTLAPSGERERGFINLAQAFDADVTWAPKETGGMAPTGTETIDGLSWDVYDLADRGTANVTYALGTQAGPDYVLLYGSRSADSTKELAESLTAQLSDLKEAE is encoded by the coding sequence ATGAGCAGGCAGAACCGCATCGTCGCCGAGCTCGGCCGCCCCGAGACCCCGCAGGAGACCGCCGACCGCAAGGCCGAGTCGAGCCGGATCTACCGATCGAGCCAGAGCTTCCGCAACCTCATCGCCGCGCTGATCGCCACCGTGGCCGTCGTCGCGATCATCGTCTTCGCCGTCCCACGCGGCGAACCGACCCCGCGCCCCGCGATCGACATGGCGAAGATCGCCTCCGACGTCGAGTCGACCATGGACCGCCCGGTGGTCGTCCCCGAAGTGGGCGACGACTGGCGCGTCAACGCCGCGGAGCTCGACGGCGGCGCGGTGACGGTCTGGAACGTGACGCTCGCGCCCTCCGGTGAGCGCGAGCGCGGATTCATCAACCTCGCCCAGGCCTTCGACGCCGACGTCACCTGGGCTCCGAAGGAGACCGGTGGCATGGCGCCCACCGGCACCGAGACCATCGACGGCCTCAGCTGGGACGTCTATGACCTCGCCGACCGGGGCACCGCCAACGTCACCTACGCGCTCGGCACCCAGGCCGGGCCCGATTATGTGCTGCTCTACGGGTCGCGCTCCGCGGACTCCACGAAGGAACTCGCTGAATCCCTGACCGCACAGCTGAGCGACCTGAAGGAGGCCGAATGA
- a CDS encoding carbonic anhydrase: MTATLTPAEAWQEMIEGNRRFIAGTPAHPHQDTARRAELANGQHPIATFLGCSDSRVAAETLFDVGLGDLFTIRNAGHMVTESAVASIEYAVGLLDVPLLIVLAHDSCGAVAAAVQGTAIDAAPLPPNIWKLIAPIVPSARRVLQESGGTSVADIDPEQVGIEHLRGTIAGLLQSSEMISDAVAEGRLAIVGAKYRLTDGSAVPIAQVGLADTDIPSLAKEQK; encoded by the coding sequence ATGACCGCGACACTCACTCCCGCCGAGGCATGGCAGGAGATGATCGAGGGCAACCGCCGCTTCATCGCGGGGACCCCGGCGCACCCTCACCAGGACACCGCGCGTCGCGCCGAACTGGCCAACGGTCAGCATCCGATCGCCACCTTCCTGGGCTGCTCCGACTCGCGTGTCGCCGCGGAGACGCTGTTCGACGTGGGCCTGGGCGACCTGTTCACCATTCGCAACGCCGGGCACATGGTCACCGAGTCCGCCGTGGCGAGCATCGAGTACGCCGTCGGCCTGCTGGACGTGCCGCTGCTGATCGTCCTGGCTCACGACTCCTGCGGCGCCGTCGCCGCCGCCGTGCAGGGAACCGCCATCGACGCGGCTCCGCTGCCCCCGAACATCTGGAAGCTCATCGCGCCGATCGTGCCCTCCGCACGCCGCGTGCTGCAGGAATCCGGCGGCACCTCCGTCGCCGACATCGACCCCGAGCAGGTCGGCATCGAGCACCTGCGCGGCACGATCGCCGGGTTGCTGCAGTCGTCCGAGATGATCAGCGACGCCGTCGCCGAGGGCCGGCTCGCCATCGTCGGCGCCAAGTACCGCCTGACCGACGGCAGCGCCGTCCCGATCGCCCAGGTCGGCCTCGCCGACACCGACATCCCCTCTCTCGCAAAGGAGCAGAAGTGA
- a CDS encoding aspartate ammonia-lyase, which yields MTDTHQHSGRNEQEFRIEHDTMGEVRVPVNALYGAQTQRAVENFPISGSGLESAQIAALARIKKAAALANKELGTLDGAIADAIAQAADEVVTGKHDAEFPIDVYQTGSGTSSNMNMNEVLATLASAILGSAVHPNDHVNASQSSNDVFPTSVHVAVTQALIDSLIPSLDHLAVAFEAKAEEWKTVVKSGRTHLMDATPVTLGQEFGGYARQMRLGIERVQAALPRVAEVPLGGTAVGTGINTPLGFPQKVIALLAAETELPITEAKDHFEAQANRDGLVEASGALRTIAVSLTKINNDLRWMGSGPNTGLAEIHLPDLQPGSSIMPGKVNPVIPEAVLMVCARVIGNDATIAWGGASGAFELNVAIPVMGTALLESVRLLANASRVLADKTVDGLVANVERSAALAGMSPSTVTPLNKLIGYEAAAKIAKHAVAKGITVRDAVIDLGYVERGEITEAQLDEKLDLLSMTHPG from the coding sequence GTGACCGACACACACCAGCACAGCGGCCGCAACGAGCAGGAGTTCCGCATCGAGCACGACACCATGGGTGAAGTGCGTGTGCCCGTGAACGCGCTGTACGGCGCGCAGACGCAGCGCGCCGTGGAGAACTTCCCGATCTCGGGAAGCGGCCTCGAATCCGCGCAGATCGCCGCGCTCGCCCGCATCAAGAAGGCCGCGGCGCTCGCGAACAAGGAGCTCGGCACCCTCGACGGCGCCATCGCCGACGCGATCGCACAGGCCGCCGATGAGGTCGTCACCGGCAAGCACGACGCCGAGTTCCCGATCGATGTGTACCAGACCGGCTCCGGCACCTCGTCGAACATGAACATGAACGAGGTGCTGGCGACCCTGGCATCCGCGATCCTCGGCTCCGCCGTGCACCCGAACGACCACGTCAACGCGTCGCAGTCGTCGAACGACGTGTTCCCCACCTCGGTGCACGTCGCCGTCACCCAGGCGCTGATCGACAGCCTCATCCCCTCGCTCGACCACCTCGCCGTCGCCTTCGAGGCCAAGGCCGAGGAGTGGAAGACCGTCGTCAAGTCGGGCCGCACCCACCTGATGGATGCCACGCCCGTCACCCTCGGCCAGGAGTTCGGCGGTTACGCGCGCCAGATGCGCCTCGGCATCGAGCGCGTGCAGGCAGCCCTCCCCCGCGTCGCCGAGGTCCCGCTCGGCGGCACTGCGGTCGGCACCGGCATCAACACCCCCCTCGGCTTCCCTCAGAAGGTCATCGCGCTGCTCGCCGCCGAGACCGAGCTGCCGATCACCGAGGCCAAGGACCACTTCGAGGCTCAGGCCAACCGTGACGGCCTGGTCGAGGCATCCGGCGCCCTGCGCACCATCGCCGTCTCGCTGACGAAGATCAACAACGACCTGCGCTGGATGGGATCGGGACCGAACACGGGACTCGCCGAGATCCACCTGCCCGACCTGCAGCCTGGGTCGTCGATCATGCCCGGCAAGGTCAACCCGGTCATCCCGGAGGCCGTGCTGATGGTCTGCGCGCGCGTGATCGGCAATGACGCCACGATCGCCTGGGGCGGAGCATCCGGTGCCTTCGAGCTGAACGTCGCGATCCCGGTGATGGGCACCGCCCTGCTCGAGTCCGTGCGTCTTCTGGCGAACGCGTCGCGCGTGCTGGCCGACAAGACCGTCGACGGCCTGGTCGCCAACGTCGAGCGCTCCGCGGCGCTGGCGGGCATGAGCCCGTCGACCGTCACCCCGCTGAACAAGCTCATCGGCTACGAGGCCGCGGCGAAGATCGCCAAGCACGCCGTCGCCAAGGGCATCACCGTGCGCGACGCCGTCATCGATCTCGGCTACGTCGAGCGGGGCGAGATCACCGAGGCCCAGCTGGACGAGAAGCTCGACCTGCTGAGCATGACCCACCCCGGCTGA
- a CDS encoding DUF559 domain-containing protein: protein MLDPQILITRLGGIARGTSLQEFGISRVALSKAARSGDIQRLRPGVFATDAANPAELDAARHGGPLTCSAALRRRDVWVLAPEGPPHVWIGRRGRAHPHPGCTCVSHYFRGATTFGVVDVVTALLHLHHCEGDESFFASLESALKLRLISDASRRRIRDALPAHARWLVDLARDDADSGLESLLRLRMHQLGIRLGCQVEIAGVGRVDFVVDGWLIIEADGKQNHDGTMMRHKDLVRDAAASALGYETLHFDYAQIIHDWPTVQASILAALARLPQRA, encoded by the coding sequence ATGCTCGATCCACAGATTCTCATCACACGGCTCGGCGGCATCGCCCGAGGCACGTCTTTGCAGGAGTTCGGCATCAGCCGCGTGGCCCTCAGCAAGGCGGCACGCTCCGGGGATATCCAGCGGCTGCGCCCGGGGGTCTTCGCGACCGACGCCGCGAATCCTGCGGAACTCGATGCCGCCCGGCACGGCGGTCCGCTCACCTGCTCCGCAGCGCTCCGGCGTCGCGACGTGTGGGTGCTGGCACCGGAGGGTCCACCACATGTCTGGATCGGGCGCCGTGGTCGCGCGCACCCGCATCCGGGATGCACGTGCGTCAGCCACTACTTCCGCGGAGCCACCACCTTCGGCGTGGTGGATGTGGTCACAGCCCTCCTCCACCTGCATCACTGCGAAGGCGATGAATCGTTCTTCGCCTCTCTGGAGTCTGCGCTGAAACTGCGGCTGATCTCGGATGCTTCGCGTCGCCGCATTCGTGATGCGCTGCCTGCGCACGCGCGCTGGCTCGTGGATCTTGCCCGTGACGACGCGGACAGCGGACTGGAATCACTGCTCCGACTGCGAATGCACCAGCTCGGAATCCGGCTGGGCTGCCAGGTTGAGATCGCCGGCGTCGGGAGAGTGGACTTCGTCGTCGATGGGTGGCTGATCATCGAGGCCGACGGCAAGCAGAACCATGACGGCACAATGATGAGGCACAAGGACCTGGTGCGGGATGCTGCAGCTTCCGCTCTCGGCTACGAGACCCTGCACTTCGACTACGCCCAGATCATCCATGACTGGCCGACCGTGCAGGCATCAATCCTCGCCGCACTGGCACGGCTGCCGCAGCGCGCGTAG